The sequence CAGACATGGTAGGTCTCATGGTAATCGTTATGATTGCTTCAAAACTTCTTCCTTGGAGTCAACTGCCAATTAAAACCATAGGATCTATTTTTGGAATAGGCATTCTCGTTTGTTTTATTTTTTTCAGGATTTCTCAAAAATTTAAATCAATGCCCGATAAAGCTCCTTTATTGGTTCAAAAAATCCTCACGATTTTCCATCAAGTGATCATTGGTTTTTCCGCTCTCGGATCATTTTCGAAAATTTCCAAAGTTGTTTTTCTTTCACTGGCCATCTGGTTTGGGGAACTCTTTATCGTTTTTTTTATGTCTCGAAGTGTTCAGCTTGACCTCAATTTCTTTGAATCGGCCAGCCTTATTACAGGTCTCAGCGTGGGAGTGATGATCCCGGCCGCACCGGGATTCGTCGGAACATTTGAATTTTTCGGGAAATCAGTTTTGGTTTTACTGGGGAAACCTGAACCCACAGCCTTGGCCATGGTTTTACTTCTCCATTTTTTTCAGATGGTAATGATGGCGTGTTTGGCATTGCCTTCCTTTTTGATCTTGTCTAAAACCACCAAAGAATGATCAACAAAATTCCGATTACCACTCTTGCCTTTGGATGTGCGCTCATTCTTGGTCTTCTATTGACGCCCATGGCCCGATGGCTCGCGATCCGATTTAATATTTTTGATCATCCTCACACCGCTGTTAAAACCCACAAAACCCCCATCCCCTATCTGGGCGGTCTTGCCATTTTTCTTTCCTTTTCAATTTCAATGATTTTTATACGCCTTTTCACTTCTTTTCCTTCAGGGACATTGCGATCTCTTCGCGGGATATTGATAGGAGGAGCCATCATTGTCCTCTTGGGCGTTGTCGATGACATCAAACATCATGGATTGCACTATAGAACTAAATTTATTTTTCAAATCGCGACAGCGTTCCTAGTGGCCTATTTTGGCATTCGAATTAACTTTGTGAACCCATCATGGCTGGCGTTGATTCTTACCCTTGTTTGGGTGGTTGGTATCACCAATGCTTTTAACTTGATCGATATTATGGATGGATTGGCCTCGGGCGTCGCGATTGTGGCAACGCTTGCCTTCCTTTTCATCACACTTCCCACTGAAGAACTTTATGTTAATTTAGCAGCAGCCTCTCTGTGC is a genomic window of Elusimicrobiota bacterium containing:
- the tagO_1 gene encoding putative undecaprenyl-phosphate N-acetylglucosaminyl 1-phosphate transferase — protein: MINKIPITTLAFGCALILGLLLTPMARWLAIRFNIFDHPHTAVKTHKTPIPYLGGLAIFLSFSISMIFIRLFTSFPSGTLRSLRGILIGGAIIVLLGVVDDIKHHGLHYRTKFIFQIATAFLVAYFGIRINFVNPSWLALILTLVWVVGITNAFNLIDIMDGLASGVAIVATLAFLFITLPTEELYVNLAAASLCGAALGFFPYNLSTKLKIFMGDSGSLFLGFVCGSLALGTSYGNQTELGVFAPLLILCLPIYDTLFVFAMRLKRGVSPFLGSKDHFALRLEMLGWSRHTVIIFSFIFTGFLSLGAFFITRTQTPVALAIYGTTIILLSLFTALILKAKIH